A window of the Parvularcula bermudensis HTCC2503 genome harbors these coding sequences:
- a CDS encoding NUDIX hydrolase gives MALDSAGVPSIADRLRRLCEAEAARAERHLFRELNPDRLHSPQLSSPPKRFRPASVLIPIIEREGRHTVLLTVRSPTMPSHAGEISFPGGGQRQEESVIETALREAEEEVGLTPDAVDVVGTFAIHYGGLGYAVTPVVGLVTAPPPIIPCPREVDEAFEVPLDHFIDPSSHQVTERQFKDVVYRMYAAPYEGAGPRRNVWGLTAGILHTFMRAWHDRPIGS, from the coding sequence ATGGCGCTTGATTCTGCGGGGGTCCCCTCCATTGCCGACCGGTTGAGACGTCTTTGCGAGGCGGAGGCGGCCCGCGCCGAACGTCACCTGTTCCGTGAACTGAACCCCGATCGCCTTCATTCTCCTCAATTGTCCTCGCCGCCCAAGAGATTTCGGCCGGCCTCCGTCCTGATCCCGATTATCGAGCGGGAGGGGCGGCATACCGTTCTGCTGACGGTCCGCTCTCCGACCATGCCCTCCCATGCCGGGGAAATCAGCTTCCCCGGCGGGGGACAGCGGCAGGAGGAGAGCGTCATCGAGACGGCCCTGCGGGAGGCGGAGGAAGAGGTCGGCCTCACCCCCGATGCGGTCGATGTCGTGGGGACATTCGCCATCCACTATGGGGGGCTTGGCTACGCCGTCACCCCTGTTGTGGGTCTTGTGACCGCCCCGCCGCCGATCATTCCCTGTCCACGCGAAGTCGATGAAGCGTTCGAGGTGCCGCTCGACCATTTCATCGACCCCTCCAGTCATCAGGTCACCGAACGTCAGTTCAAGGACGTGGTTTATCGGATGTATGCCGCGCCTTATGAGGGAGCCGGGCCCCGCAGGAATGTCTGGGGGCTGACCGCCGGGATCTTGCATACCTTCATGCGGGCCTGGCACGACCGGCCCATCGGGTCATGA
- a CDS encoding DUF1285 domain-containing protein → MSDLPTIAAALADLPEEGPLPVTQWHPARHGRMALTIRHDGTWIHEGGIIARPRLVRLLSRILRHDPDGYVLVSPAEKLAITVEDVPFIITDMDLSGTACRMRTNVGDVVTLGPDHPIELRPDAPPGGGAAVPKETPMIPYVRIRDDLWARLGRNVYYRLMEEAVEGEDGRYVLRLPGLDRPLDLGEAR, encoded by the coding sequence ATGTCCGATTTGCCCACCATCGCCGCCGCCCTTGCCGACCTTCCCGAAGAGGGGCCGTTGCCGGTGACGCAATGGCATCCGGCCCGTCACGGACGGATGGCGTTGACGATCCGGCACGATGGTACCTGGATCCATGAGGGGGGCATCATTGCGCGGCCTCGCCTTGTCAGGCTGCTTTCCCGCATTCTGCGCCACGATCCGGACGGATATGTGCTGGTCAGTCCGGCGGAAAAATTGGCGATCACGGTCGAGGACGTCCCGTTCATTATTACGGATATGGATCTTTCAGGCACGGCCTGCCGGATGCGGACGAATGTCGGCGACGTCGTCACCCTCGGCCCCGATCATCCGATAGAGTTGCGGCCCGACGCCCCCCCCGGCGGGGGAGCAGCGGTGCCAAAAGAGACGCCCATGATCCCCTATGTACGGATACGCGATGATCTGTGGGCACGCCTTGGGCGAAATGTATATTATCGTCTGATGGAGGAGGCCGTCGAGGGGGAAGACGGGCGGTATGTTCTGAGGCTGCCGGGACTGGACCGTCCCCTCGATCTTGGCGAGGCGAGGTGA
- the sppA gene encoding signal peptide peptidase SppA, which produces MAEERSRLTVWSFLKGLFKVVIGLSLLAQSLLFLMVLVVVIGIASSVSRDLAGEAEEGGPSIKVPSESALVINPAGVLVETTPPADPLSDAFAAALSMPVEGPVSLHDLVAVLRSAAEDDRINVVVLDLQGLFIPSGSASKAHYLADEVEKVRAAGKQVIAIGDYYTQEQYLVAAAADEILLHDFGMVAIEGYGAYNTYLAEALEKLKVTAHVFRVGTFKAAVEPFLRNDMSAEAKEANIAYLSDLWSAYADKVDARRDVTVSGGVKEYAAQFPALMRAAGNNAAKAALEAGLVDQLMDRPSQIAHIASIVGRDEKSELKGFRGVGYRTYRLSMPVSDPHDKDDKIAVVTVAGAIVDGDERSGAAGGDAVALELKRARTRKDVKAVVLRVDSPGGSVFASEVIRDEVLAVKAAGKPVIVSMGSLAASGGYWISANADEIWSSPVTITGSIGVFSFFPTFEESFAEIGISTDGVGTTPLTGIYATGVGPLPEAYGEIIQASVEEIYGRFLGLVAEGREMTPDGVDSIAQGRVWSGLDAQRLGLVDRLGTLDDALASAAEKAGLEDYAVIGLTRERTPFERFLEGLAGRDDGITGEADTLFAGTGASALDAGRVARRVVAEIRSLAGYNDPQGTYVRCLTCLPTE; this is translated from the coding sequence ATGGCCGAAGAGCGAAGCCGTCTGACCGTGTGGTCATTTCTCAAGGGCCTGTTCAAGGTCGTTATCGGCCTGTCGCTACTTGCCCAATCCCTCCTGTTTTTGATGGTCCTTGTGGTGGTCATCGGTATCGCCTCCTCGGTCTCCCGTGATCTGGCGGGGGAGGCGGAGGAGGGGGGCCCCTCAATCAAGGTCCCCTCGGAAAGCGCGCTCGTGATCAATCCGGCCGGCGTCTTGGTGGAAACGACACCACCGGCCGATCCGCTGTCCGATGCTTTTGCGGCGGCGCTGTCCATGCCCGTCGAAGGGCCGGTCTCCCTTCACGACCTTGTCGCGGTGCTGCGCAGCGCCGCTGAGGACGACCGGATCAACGTCGTCGTTCTCGATCTCCAAGGGTTGTTCATTCCCTCCGGCTCGGCCTCCAAGGCGCACTACCTGGCGGACGAAGTCGAAAAGGTGCGGGCGGCGGGGAAACAGGTCATCGCCATCGGTGATTATTACACCCAGGAGCAATATCTGGTGGCCGCCGCTGCCGACGAAATTTTGCTGCACGATTTCGGGATGGTCGCGATCGAGGGCTATGGGGCCTACAACACCTATCTGGCCGAGGCGCTCGAAAAGCTGAAGGTCACCGCGCATGTCTTCCGGGTCGGCACCTTCAAGGCGGCGGTCGAACCGTTTCTTCGCAACGACATGTCGGCCGAGGCCAAAGAAGCGAATATCGCCTATCTCTCCGATCTCTGGAGCGCCTATGCGGACAAGGTCGACGCCCGGCGCGACGTGACCGTCTCCGGCGGCGTCAAGGAATATGCGGCTCAATTCCCCGCCCTGATGCGCGCGGCGGGGAATAATGCGGCCAAGGCCGCCCTGGAGGCGGGCCTGGTCGATCAACTGATGGACCGTCCCTCCCAGATCGCGCATATCGCGTCGATTGTGGGGCGGGACGAGAAGAGCGAGCTCAAGGGCTTTCGGGGCGTCGGCTATCGCACCTACCGGCTGTCCATGCCGGTCTCAGACCCCCATGATAAGGACGATAAGATTGCTGTGGTGACGGTCGCCGGGGCGATTGTCGATGGCGATGAACGGTCGGGCGCGGCCGGCGGAGACGCGGTTGCCCTTGAGTTGAAGCGCGCCCGTACGCGCAAAGACGTCAAGGCGGTGGTGCTGCGGGTCGACAGTCCCGGCGGGTCGGTCTTTGCCTCCGAGGTCATTCGCGACGAGGTTTTGGCGGTGAAGGCGGCGGGCAAACCGGTCATCGTCTCCATGGGGTCGCTGGCTGCCTCGGGGGGCTATTGGATCAGCGCGAATGCCGATGAAATCTGGTCCTCCCCGGTGACGATCACCGGCTCGATCGGGGTCTTTAGTTTCTTCCCGACCTTCGAGGAGAGCTTTGCCGAAATCGGGATTTCCACCGACGGCGTTGGGACGACGCCTCTGACCGGCATTTATGCCACCGGCGTTGGGCCCCTGCCGGAAGCTTATGGAGAGATCATCCAAGCGTCGGTCGAGGAGATCTATGGCCGCTTTCTCGGCTTGGTGGCCGAGGGGCGGGAAATGACCCCCGATGGGGTCGACAGCATTGCCCAAGGGCGGGTGTGGAGCGGTCTCGACGCCCAGCGTTTGGGGCTGGTCGATCGACTTGGCACCCTCGATGACGCCCTGGCGTCGGCGGCCGAAAAGGCCGGCCTTGAAGACTACGCCGTGATCGGTCTCACCCGTGAGCGGACCCCTTTTGAGCGTTTCCTCGAAGGACTTGCCGGTCGCGATGATGGGATTACCGGAGAGGCGGATACCCTTTTCGCTGGCACCGGGGCGTCGGCGCTCGATGCGGGGCGTGTCGCCCGGCGGGTGGTGGCGGAAATCCGTTCCCTCGCCGGTTATAACGATCCCCAAGGGACCTATGTCCGCTGCCTGACCTGCCTGCCGACCGAGTAG
- a CDS encoding AAA family ATPase, producing the protein MADKAPSAPPPDTDDLLSSFERLSMVAAEVEAALNEVVFGQEDVVREVLTTVLAGGHSLLVGAPGLAKTRLVSAMGTILGLDHARVQFTPDLMPADILGTEILEEDGTGRRAFRFIEGPVFTQLLMADEINRASPRTQSALLEAMQERQVTVAGAPRALPSPFLVLATQNPIEQEGTYPLPEAQLDRFLLQTLIGYPDAEAEKRMIAATTRNEDLSPSSVTSPDTLKEVQRLVRAMPLGENLVSEILSLVNALRPGGEQADHLLWGPGPRASQALSLAVRARALIDRRPAPGLEDLIALAPAALRHRIALTFAARAEGLTVDRLISTLTDRL; encoded by the coding sequence ATGGCAGACAAGGCCCCTTCGGCGCCCCCCCCAGACACCGACGACCTCCTTTCTTCGTTCGAGCGGCTATCGATGGTCGCAGCGGAGGTCGAAGCGGCACTGAACGAGGTGGTTTTCGGTCAGGAAGACGTTGTGAGGGAGGTCCTCACCACAGTTCTCGCAGGGGGGCACAGCTTGCTGGTCGGGGCACCGGGACTGGCCAAAACACGGCTGGTCAGTGCCATGGGCACAATCCTCGGGCTCGACCATGCCCGGGTACAATTCACCCCCGACCTGATGCCCGCCGACATTCTCGGGACGGAGATCCTGGAGGAGGACGGCACTGGGCGACGCGCCTTCCGTTTTATCGAAGGGCCGGTGTTCACCCAACTTCTCATGGCCGATGAAATCAATCGCGCCAGCCCACGCACCCAGAGTGCGCTCCTCGAAGCGATGCAGGAGCGGCAGGTCACCGTAGCGGGCGCGCCGCGTGCCTTGCCCTCCCCCTTCCTGGTCCTCGCGACGCAAAACCCCATTGAGCAGGAAGGGACCTATCCGCTCCCCGAAGCCCAACTCGACCGGTTCCTCCTCCAGACCTTGATCGGCTATCCCGATGCCGAGGCAGAGAAGCGGATGATTGCCGCCACGACCCGTAATGAGGATCTCTCCCCAAGTTCGGTGACATCGCCCGACACCCTCAAAGAAGTGCAAAGGCTCGTGCGCGCCATGCCGTTGGGGGAAAATCTGGTCAGCGAAATTCTCTCCCTTGTCAATGCGCTGCGTCCCGGGGGGGAGCAGGCGGATCACCTCCTTTGGGGCCCCGGCCCCAGGGCCTCCCAAGCCCTCAGCCTCGCGGTCAGGGCAAGGGCGCTGATCGACCGTCGCCCAGCGCCGGGGCTCGAAGATCTCATCGCCCTCGCCCCCGCCGCGCTCCGCCACCGAATTGCCCTCACCTTTGCCGCCCGCGCAGAAGGTCTCACCGTCGATCGCTTAATCAGCACCCTGACCGATCGCCTCTAA
- a CDS encoding DUF58 domain-containing protein, with product MSSPRPLDLEQSATKTAGHLPALLVDAETVANTLMAGAHGRRQGGSGETFWQYRPYTSDDSATRIDWRQSARSAHQLFVRETEWETSAVIGLWSAASASMAYGSDQNGPTKRWRAQVLAVALALLLTRAGERILDLGQSRGGGQGGEGSGSAGAVMAFAEALLARPPLPTDLPPLASRPLAQIVYISDFYDDLDPLLKRLSTIAGTGQPLTLVQISDPAEDAFPFEGRRLFQQAAGQDRIVFGDAAAVRDAYRQARTAHLGTLEDFCRRRGIPLLHHRTDLPATACLSALHAAISGYRFR from the coding sequence ATGTCCAGTCCCCGTCCCCTCGATCTCGAGCAATCCGCCACAAAGACGGCGGGGCACCTTCCTGCCTTGCTCGTCGATGCCGAGACCGTGGCGAATACCCTGATGGCGGGGGCCCATGGCCGTCGCCAGGGGGGATCGGGCGAGACATTTTGGCAGTACCGCCCCTATACAAGCGACGACAGCGCAACCCGTATCGATTGGCGGCAATCGGCCCGGTCGGCCCATCAACTTTTCGTGCGCGAGACCGAATGGGAAACAAGCGCCGTGATCGGCCTATGGAGCGCCGCCAGTGCCAGCATGGCCTATGGCTCGGATCAAAACGGCCCGACCAAACGCTGGCGCGCCCAGGTGCTGGCCGTTGCCCTTGCCCTCCTTCTGACCCGCGCGGGCGAGAGGATCTTGGACCTTGGACAGAGCCGCGGCGGGGGGCAGGGGGGAGAAGGCAGCGGCAGCGCAGGCGCGGTCATGGCCTTCGCCGAGGCCCTCCTCGCCCGCCCGCCATTGCCCACCGATTTGCCGCCCCTGGCCAGCCGACCACTGGCCCAGATCGTCTATATTTCTGATTTCTACGACGATCTCGACCCCTTGCTGAAACGCCTTTCTACCATCGCCGGAACGGGCCAGCCCCTGACCCTCGTTCAAATCTCCGATCCGGCGGAGGATGCGTTTCCCTTCGAAGGGCGCCGCCTGTTTCAGCAGGCAGCCGGGCAGGACCGGATCGTCTTTGGCGATGCGGCGGCGGTCAGAGACGCCTATCGCCAAGCCCGGACCGCGCATTTAGGAACCCTCGAGGATTTCTGCCGACGTCGTGGGATCCCCCTCCTTCATCACCGGACGGATCTGCCGGCGACCGCCTGTCTCTCAGCGCTTCACGCTGCGATTTCGGGATATCGCTTCCGATGA